In the Telopea speciosissima isolate NSW1024214 ecotype Mountain lineage chromosome 2, Tspe_v1, whole genome shotgun sequence genome, one interval contains:
- the LOC122650230 gene encoding 28 kDa heat- and acid-stable phosphoprotein-like, translating to MGRGKFKGKPTGRRHFSTPEEMLAGTSTRPRTFKQAEVEDVEEEETEESEEESEEEPEKRKGTQGLIDIQNPNLEKPKNLKARDVDLEKTTELSRREREEIEKQKAHERYMRLQEQGKTEQARKDLERLSMIRQQRAEAAKKREEEKLAREQKKSEARK from the exons ATGGGGAGGGGAAAGTTCAAGGGCAAGCCTACAGGTCGAAGACACTTCTCTACTCCCGAAGAGATGC TTGCTGGTACTTCCACTCGTCCTCGCACTTTTAAACAG GCAGAAGTTGAAgatgtggaagaagaagaaactgaagAATCTGAAGAGGAATCAGAAGAAGAACCCGAG AAGCGAAAAGGAACTCAGGGTCTTATCGATATTCAGAATCCTAATCTGGAGAAACCAAAGAATTTGAAAGCTAGGGATGTTGAT CTTGAGAAAACGACTGAACTATCTAGGCGTGAAAG GGAGGAGATAGAGAAACAAAAAGCTCATGAACGATATATGAGGCTGCAGGAACAAGGAAAAACAGAACAAGCAAGAAAAGATTTAG AGCGTTTGTCCATGATACGCCAACAGAGGGCAGAGGCTGCAAAGAAACGTGAAGAAGAGAAGCTTG CCAGAGAACAGAAGAAATCTGAGGCACGCAAGTGA